The Linepithema humile isolate Giens D197 chromosome 2, Lhum_UNIL_v1.0, whole genome shotgun sequence genome has a segment encoding these proteins:
- the LOC105670823 gene encoding uncharacterized protein isoform X1, whose translation MDISSMLEVQVKEETDVKENVTPVRDQTSTSTSMANLPISQEESNFYKHMFGNDIATVRFRRLHCTACDTHIGSAPAHAYNMFKHPVLYTLLCSNCYEFYGDGNFEQGDDATDMFCRWCANGGNLYCCSYCSNTFCYRCIRRNFTALVRKKIEADERWKCFVCNPNDLYTMRAVCWALLQHVQTVTRILKNDKKMTPEEIEEKMNLDESTCCPRRSKRKRRRLDSNSEEEDETYTPKVNGIPVMYTKRKIKKIKPITYTSQITNPNGNVTKQLQTYSNQPIPIRPRPIALLSGQSFNQTEPLQTVINQKERTNSSDNIMVSSTNMMNSSASLSSRYNAGVLQKQTPSFRTTFMNAIASNAYMQPSTAMNTTHQIILPAQTSVPLQPQSQSQLQSQPVSYQSSQPISYQSSQSLQSPLNTMVSIPNSMSQYKSRILLPKQKESNLTLIPNIIELDSDSDDELKVVEQPNVSTANKNDNVDTSSNKVVPVALAWDDDIREEQPLRIMHATQKETSVGSFKETMLPHSRELDKLFSDVKEKVCSFYDLNDAIQDIELAAEQKMKQYYHNMCNTVLQLAHINDRVVREYNDWMRSRKTETDMPSSTDVNALTSRENIDISLDMTCVNDSDNESECEINQIKEPSDIVKSSNIVKNLLFYKKDVVHRGVGNDSVQFMDKTTQMYDVSRNYDKCISHCVLTKADQRSKADDTVLEPVAPDKNFGKYEEQFIFYLQHIEDHGIETEDMKGLDNSVEISLQEQIETNSPQLFENIASANQSTTYEQEINLRNGAAEDDKIDTPVNIDDKDKEIVDNSDFDIRIKDINILNDILQETESQKICSHTTDADADALVISNDDAMSSSKNINDAVNMETTASVGSEEDCTIIDD comes from the exons ATGGATATTTCGAGTATGCTTGAGGTTCAAGTTAAAGAGGAAACAGATGTTAAAGAGAACG TGACACCAGTGAGAGACCAGACTTCTACAAGCACAAGCATGGCCAATCTACCGATTTCTCAGGAGGAAAGCAATTTCTACAAACACATGTTCGGCAATG ATATTGCAACTGTAAGATTTCGTAGACTCCATTGTACGGCTTGCGATACACACATTGGTTCTGCTCCGGCTCATGCTTATAACATGTTTAAACATCCTGTACTTTACACATTGTTGTGCTCTAATTGTTATGAATTTTATGGAGATGGTAACTTTGAACAag GTGATGATGCCACAGATATGTTCTGTAGATGGTGTGCAAACGGtggaaatttatattgctGCTCATATTGCAGCAATACATTTTGTTATAGATGTATAAGAAGAAATTTTACAGCTTtggtaagaaaaaaaattgaagctgATGAAAGATGGAAATGTTTTGTATGCAATCCTAATGACTTGTATACCATGAGAGCTGTATGTTGGGCTTTACTTCAACATGTGCAAACAGTGACAAG gATACTCAAGAACGATAAGAAAATGACTCCCGAAGAGATCGAGGAAAAGATGAATTTAGACGAGTCTACGTGTTGCCCGCGCAGAAGTAAGCGCAAGCGGCGAAGACTCGATTCTAATTCTGAGGAGGAGGACGAGACATATACACCTAAAGTCAATGGGATACCGGTAATGTACACGAAACGGAAAATCAAGAAAATCAAACCGATCACGTATACAAGTCAGATCACTAATCCAAACGGCAACGTTACCAAACAATTACAGACCTATTCCAATCAGCCTATTCCTATCAGGCCACGTCCAATTGCGCTATTGAGCGGCCAATCTTTTAATCAGACTGAACCACTGCAAACTGTGATCAATCAAAAGGAACGAACCAACTCGTCGGACAATATCATGGTTTCGTCAACAAATATGATGAACTCGAGTGCATCATTATCGTCGAGATATAATGCTGGTGTATTACAAAAACAAACACCTTCATTTCGCACGACTTTTATGAACGCCATAGCATCTAATGCTTATATGCAACCATCTACTGCAATGAACACAACACATCAGATCATCCTTCCGGCACAGACATCAGTACCGCTTCAACCACAATCACAATCACAACTACAATCACAGCCGGTCTCGTATCAATCATCACAGCCGATCTCGTATCAATCGTCGCAGTCGTTGCAGTCTCCGCTGAATACAATGGTATCGATACCCAATTCGATGAGCCAGTATAAATCTCGAATTCTCCTTCCAAAGCAAAAAGAATCCAATCTCACGCTGATTCCCAATATAATTGAGCTGGACAGCGACTCTGACGATGAGCTAAAAGTTGTTGAGCAACCAAATGTTTCAACAGCCAATAAAAATGACAACGTGGATACTTCTTCTAACAAGGTAGTACCTGTCGCTCTCGCGTGGGACGATGACATTAGAGAAGAACAACCCTTAAGGATAATGCATGCAACCCAAAAGGAAACGAGCGTCGGGTCTTTCAAAGAGACAATGCTACCGCACAGTCGAGAACTCGATAAACTTTTCAGTGATGTGAAAGAAAAAGTGTGTAGTTTCTATGACTTAAACGACGCGATTCAAGACATTGAATTGGCGGCGGAACAGAAAATGAAACAGTACTACCATAATATGTGCAACACGGTTCTTCAGTTAGCGCATATTAACGATAGAGTAGTGCGCGAATACAACGACTGGATGAGGTCTCGGAAGACGGAAACGGACATGCCATCTTCAACTGACGTGAACGCTTTGACGTCTCGAGAAAACATAGACATTTCTTTAGACATGACTTGCGTCAATGATTCTGATAACGAATCAGAGTGCGAGATAAATCAGATAAAGGAGCCGTCGGACATTGTTAAAAGtagtaatattgttaaaaacttgttattttataaaaaggacGTTGTGCATCGTGGCGTTGGTAACGATAGTGTACAGTTTATGGATAAAACGACTCAGATGTACGATGTCTCGAGGAACTATGACAAATGTATTTCTCATTGTGTGTTGACGAAAGCGGATCAGCGTTCGAAGGCAGACGACACTGTTTTGGAACCAGTGGCACCTGATAAGAATTTTGGCAAGTATGAAGAACAGTTTATCTTTTACTTGCAGCACATTGAGGATCATGGCATCGAAACGGAAGATATGAAAGGTTTGGACAACTCGGTTGAAATATCGCTTCAAGAACAGATAGAAACAAATTCACCGCAATTGTTCGAAAATATCGCTTCTGCTAATCAGTCAACAACCTAtgaacaagaaataaatttaaggaATGGAGCAGCTGAGGATGACAAAATTGACACACCAGTAAACATAGACGATAAAGACAAAGAAATTGTTGATAATTCGGATTTTGATATTAGAATAAAAGACATAAATATACTTAATGACATATTACAAGAAACAGAATCGCAAAAAATATGCAGTCATACGACGGACGCAGATGCAGATGCATTGGTAATATCAAATGATGATGCTATGAGttcaagtaaaaatattaacgacGCGGTAAATATGGAAACAACTGCTTCGGTAGGAAGTGAAGAGGATTGTACTATTATTGATGATTAA
- the LOC105670823 gene encoding uncharacterized protein isoform X2 codes for MFKHPVLYTLLCSNCYEFYGDGNFEQGDDATDMFCRWCANGGNLYCCSYCSNTFCYRCIRRNFTALVRKKIEADERWKCFVCNPNDLYTMRAVCWALLQHVQTVTRILKNDKKMTPEEIEEKMNLDESTCCPRRSKRKRRRLDSNSEEEDETYTPKVNGIPVMYTKRKIKKIKPITYTSQITNPNGNVTKQLQTYSNQPIPIRPRPIALLSGQSFNQTEPLQTVINQKERTNSSDNIMVSSTNMMNSSASLSSRYNAGVLQKQTPSFRTTFMNAIASNAYMQPSTAMNTTHQIILPAQTSVPLQPQSQSQLQSQPVSYQSSQPISYQSSQSLQSPLNTMVSIPNSMSQYKSRILLPKQKESNLTLIPNIIELDSDSDDELKVVEQPNVSTANKNDNVDTSSNKVVPVALAWDDDIREEQPLRIMHATQKETSVGSFKETMLPHSRELDKLFSDVKEKVCSFYDLNDAIQDIELAAEQKMKQYYHNMCNTVLQLAHINDRVVREYNDWMRSRKTETDMPSSTDVNALTSRENIDISLDMTCVNDSDNESECEINQIKEPSDIVKSSNIVKNLLFYKKDVVHRGVGNDSVQFMDKTTQMYDVSRNYDKCISHCVLTKADQRSKADDTVLEPVAPDKNFGKYEEQFIFYLQHIEDHGIETEDMKGLDNSVEISLQEQIETNSPQLFENIASANQSTTYEQEINLRNGAAEDDKIDTPVNIDDKDKEIVDNSDFDIRIKDINILNDILQETESQKICSHTTDADADALVISNDDAMSSSKNINDAVNMETTASVGSEEDCTIIDD; via the exons ATGTTTAAACATCCTGTACTTTACACATTGTTGTGCTCTAATTGTTATGAATTTTATGGAGATGGTAACTTTGAACAag GTGATGATGCCACAGATATGTTCTGTAGATGGTGTGCAAACGGtggaaatttatattgctGCTCATATTGCAGCAATACATTTTGTTATAGATGTATAAGAAGAAATTTTACAGCTTtggtaagaaaaaaaattgaagctgATGAAAGATGGAAATGTTTTGTATGCAATCCTAATGACTTGTATACCATGAGAGCTGTATGTTGGGCTTTACTTCAACATGTGCAAACAGTGACAAG gATACTCAAGAACGATAAGAAAATGACTCCCGAAGAGATCGAGGAAAAGATGAATTTAGACGAGTCTACGTGTTGCCCGCGCAGAAGTAAGCGCAAGCGGCGAAGACTCGATTCTAATTCTGAGGAGGAGGACGAGACATATACACCTAAAGTCAATGGGATACCGGTAATGTACACGAAACGGAAAATCAAGAAAATCAAACCGATCACGTATACAAGTCAGATCACTAATCCAAACGGCAACGTTACCAAACAATTACAGACCTATTCCAATCAGCCTATTCCTATCAGGCCACGTCCAATTGCGCTATTGAGCGGCCAATCTTTTAATCAGACTGAACCACTGCAAACTGTGATCAATCAAAAGGAACGAACCAACTCGTCGGACAATATCATGGTTTCGTCAACAAATATGATGAACTCGAGTGCATCATTATCGTCGAGATATAATGCTGGTGTATTACAAAAACAAACACCTTCATTTCGCACGACTTTTATGAACGCCATAGCATCTAATGCTTATATGCAACCATCTACTGCAATGAACACAACACATCAGATCATCCTTCCGGCACAGACATCAGTACCGCTTCAACCACAATCACAATCACAACTACAATCACAGCCGGTCTCGTATCAATCATCACAGCCGATCTCGTATCAATCGTCGCAGTCGTTGCAGTCTCCGCTGAATACAATGGTATCGATACCCAATTCGATGAGCCAGTATAAATCTCGAATTCTCCTTCCAAAGCAAAAAGAATCCAATCTCACGCTGATTCCCAATATAATTGAGCTGGACAGCGACTCTGACGATGAGCTAAAAGTTGTTGAGCAACCAAATGTTTCAACAGCCAATAAAAATGACAACGTGGATACTTCTTCTAACAAGGTAGTACCTGTCGCTCTCGCGTGGGACGATGACATTAGAGAAGAACAACCCTTAAGGATAATGCATGCAACCCAAAAGGAAACGAGCGTCGGGTCTTTCAAAGAGACAATGCTACCGCACAGTCGAGAACTCGATAAACTTTTCAGTGATGTGAAAGAAAAAGTGTGTAGTTTCTATGACTTAAACGACGCGATTCAAGACATTGAATTGGCGGCGGAACAGAAAATGAAACAGTACTACCATAATATGTGCAACACGGTTCTTCAGTTAGCGCATATTAACGATAGAGTAGTGCGCGAATACAACGACTGGATGAGGTCTCGGAAGACGGAAACGGACATGCCATCTTCAACTGACGTGAACGCTTTGACGTCTCGAGAAAACATAGACATTTCTTTAGACATGACTTGCGTCAATGATTCTGATAACGAATCAGAGTGCGAGATAAATCAGATAAAGGAGCCGTCGGACATTGTTAAAAGtagtaatattgttaaaaacttgttattttataaaaaggacGTTGTGCATCGTGGCGTTGGTAACGATAGTGTACAGTTTATGGATAAAACGACTCAGATGTACGATGTCTCGAGGAACTATGACAAATGTATTTCTCATTGTGTGTTGACGAAAGCGGATCAGCGTTCGAAGGCAGACGACACTGTTTTGGAACCAGTGGCACCTGATAAGAATTTTGGCAAGTATGAAGAACAGTTTATCTTTTACTTGCAGCACATTGAGGATCATGGCATCGAAACGGAAGATATGAAAGGTTTGGACAACTCGGTTGAAATATCGCTTCAAGAACAGATAGAAACAAATTCACCGCAATTGTTCGAAAATATCGCTTCTGCTAATCAGTCAACAACCTAtgaacaagaaataaatttaaggaATGGAGCAGCTGAGGATGACAAAATTGACACACCAGTAAACATAGACGATAAAGACAAAGAAATTGTTGATAATTCGGATTTTGATATTAGAATAAAAGACATAAATATACTTAATGACATATTACAAGAAACAGAATCGCAAAAAATATGCAGTCATACGACGGACGCAGATGCAGATGCATTGGTAATATCAAATGATGATGCTATGAGttcaagtaaaaatattaacgacGCGGTAAATATGGAAACAACTGCTTCGGTAGGAAGTGAAGAGGATTGTACTATTATTGATGATTAA